ACCTATATTGAAAGATTATCATGATAAGTATGAATTGTTATGAATTCATAAAAGAATTGTAAATAATCTAGTTGTCATACagtattaaaaagtaataattagtAATAGGCTCCTATTAGATGGTTTATGCCttatattagaaaacaaacaaataaaacgtCTTATTTCCCCTCCATTTTGTAGCCTTTTAAAATTACGTCCTTACATTTCAAATTCAAGTTTGTAATCATTATGATACTAACATTATTTCTATACTTCCATGCTTATTCATTGTCACTTGATTGTTGTTTATTCTCTTAATGTTTACTTAAAGTTCATGACACAttggaaacagaaaatatatatttttgttactgtATTCTCAGGTATCAAGAAACTAGGCGAGTATATGTTATTCTCATGTACAAAATGGCTTCACCTCAAAAATTAGCaacgaaattttgtaacatatCACCCCAGATATTAAAAAACGTGGATGGAAGGTAGTACAATACTAAAGCAACAACATAATGCTTAAATTCACTTGtttaaagaaaacatttcatGTTGCATTATCATAGAGCTTTGCTAAGTCCAAAGACTCCTATAAAAGAGACATATAGGAAAGGTACTGAGAAGAGAAATCAACTGTCTCCTTTTAATATCGATACTCCCAATAGGcaaaaaatattgagaaatgGTCTACCCGCTAAAACTGGTACATTTCTAGGAAGTGGAGGATTTGGTACTGTGTATAAAGCATTGTATAAGGGTAAAATAtgtctttaatatttttctttaattaattattatcagaaTTAAACACACTTGAATACTAAATGCTTGATAGGTGATCAAGTTGCAGCTAAAGTGATGCaaacagaaaaatgtttcaatataTTGAAGGGTGAAGAACATGCTTCTCTGTTAAGACATTCTAATATCGTAAAAGTGCTAATGATAGAACAAGGTGCTTCTCTATCTTTAATAACAATGgagttatgtggtactacttTACAAGAATATATAGAGGAAACGGTCTTAACCAAAACCAAAAGAATCTGTATATTAAAGGACATAACTTGTGCTTTGCAATTTTGTCACAATGCTGGTGTCATTCATGCAGATGTCAAgcctaaaaatatattactgtCTGCAGACGGTCAACCAAAGCTCACAGATTTTGGTAGTTCCGTATTAATAGAAGAGTCGaatggaattaataaatttcacgtatGTTTCTACtatataatcatttatatcgtttattaagaaaaagatcTTTTTTCTTAGGGTACACCAGGATATGCCGCTCCagaagtaataaaagaaaataaactgACTCCTGCAGCGGATATTTACTCTTTAGGAATTGTAGCTTGGCAAATGTTATTTAGAAAGCTGCCATTTGCTGGATTACACAGTCATacgattatttatctttctgtGAAGGGACATCGCCCAGCAGATGATAATATCGATGATGAATTTCAAGGTATCTATAAAACATTGTATAGACAAATGTGGTCACAAAATGCTACTGATAGAATTACAACCAACGAAGTAATAAGCAAGATCGATATGCTACTTtgttcttaatatttatttgaattattattcttagtcgacagatatttttaatattctgtaGTAGATACGCGTAAATTAcagatcaaatttttattgtacaaaatataccGGAGAAAGTTACTTTTTTACGTGTCAGGCATTTCTCCACCAGGTACAAGCTGCAAAAAAACGGTTTGTTATATAGAACTAGCAAACTGATAAATAgttttaataacaattgtattcaaaaaggtattttaaattgttaaaagtgcaaaaatatattaaccaTTGTGATATTGCTTCCGTTAAGCAGTATTTGATCAAGCTTGGTGACTCTTCGTCCCTCGGGCGTTGCTTCGCTTTCTGTCACATCTTCGAGCAGcatatttacaaaatcatCAAAACCTAGCAAGGTGCCGacaatttctttatcgtttttcataataatatgtatCCGAGAACCGATACATTTGTCAACTAATtctgaaaattaatgaaaatcaattattaataatatgataacCAAAACAAAAGAGTGAGGTTAAAACTAATTTGTAAACAAGGCGCATCTTACCTAAAGGCAATAATGTTGATGGATTTGTACTGACAGAACTCGTCATAATGTGAAAGCGTTAGTGAGatataagataattaaaaataaaaataacagcacaagttattctttatttcatgGAGAAATAGTGGGAATAAGATAATACCTCAAAACACCACCGAGGTGCCATCTATGCTATAAGCAACAATACAATCAATTCCAAAATCTAGAACATGTGTAGGCGTAGGCAAATAATATCTGTTAATCGTAGTAAGAAAATGATAGtcttatatgtatactatCGTTTGATTAAGTTATAGTTTCTGCGATTATCTACCGCCAAAATATTCCATCACACATcctgaatgaaattttcacttttcgaattttcataaatttcgaatttagTGTCAACTTGTTAACTTGTAAGTAGGTAAGTAAAACCGTATTGTACtctatgtaatattttttgttttaacgaTATTGATCTCGTAAAAGCACAAACAGATAGCAAGGTTTACTCCATCTTTagattatttcgatatttgtaTTTGATGTAGTTTTTACGAGTTTCTACGTTCATGGATCTCCCTACCATGAAACCACTGTTTACAGTGGGGATTCTTCTGCCCGTGCAAGTGCCAGAGATTTCCTCTCTGTAAGTACCAATTGCTAACGCTTATTCtaggaaatacatatatagggAAATTTCATGCATAACTTTGCCGACCATGGAAGTCGGTAAAGCAACATCAAAATTTTGGACGTTGACCGAAGTATTGTAACCTGTATAACTTTTAATAAGTTTGATAATCGCAATCATGATGAACATTCGTAGTATTATATTGttacagtattgtttgtacAAATGATTGAACAATTCAACAATCTCATGCTTTATTTTCATCGCAGTGTAACGTATTATGTTTCACGAGACAATGCAAAGCATACGCAATATTTAAACAGAGA
The DNA window shown above is from Bombus pyrosoma isolate SC7728 linkage group LG7, ASM1482585v1, whole genome shotgun sequence and carries:
- the LOC122569542 gene encoding serine/threonine-protein kinase mos, with the translated sequence MYKMASPQKLATKFCNISPQILKNVDGRALLSPKTPIKETYRKGTEKRNQLSPFNIDTPNRQKILRNGLPAKTGTFLGSGGFGTVYKALYKGDQVAAKVMQTEKCFNILKGEEHASLLRHSNIVKVLMIEQGASLSLITMELCGTTLQEYIEETVLTKTKRICILKDITCALQFCHNAGVIHADVKPKNILLSADGQPKLTDFGSSVLIEESNGINKFHGTPGYAAPEVIKENKLTPAADIYSLGIVAWQMLFRKLPFAGLHSHTIIYLSVKGHRPADDNIDDEFQGIYKTLYRQMWSQNATDRITTNEVISKIDMLLCS
- the LOC122569548 gene encoding U6 snRNA-associated Sm-like protein LSm5, with product MTSSVSTNPSTLLPLELVDKCIGSRIHIIMKNDKEIVGTLLGFDDFVNMLLEDVTESEATPEGRRVTKLDQILLNGSNITMLVPGGEMPDT